GAAACCTTAGATAAAGGCGGCAAAGTAATTTGGTTTGGTAATGGCGGCAGTGCAGCCGACTCGCAACATTTAGCCGCTGAGTTTGTAGTGCGTTATAAGAATGAACGTGGTCCTTTAGCATCCATTGCACTTACAACGGATACGTCAATTTTAACCGCGCATGCTAATGACTATCACTTTGATACGGTATTTGAACGCCAAGTTCAGGCACTTTGTAAACCAGAAGATTTAGTGATTGGTTTAACAACTTCAGGCACCAGTGCCAATATTAATCTCGCACTAGAAGCAGCAAACAAAATTGGTGCCTACACGGTAGCATTAACCGGTCGTGATGGCGGTAAGGTAAAAGACATCGCACGTTTACCAATTATTATTGCAAACGATGAAACTGCGCGTATTCAAGAAGCGCATATGTTTATTGGCC
This region of Pseudoalteromonas spongiae UST010723-006 genomic DNA includes:
- a CDS encoding D-sedoheptulose-7-phosphate isomerase; translated protein: MEAITNSYLASLERHRKVFAIMEQYQQQSLLLLQACQETLDKGGKVIWFGNGGSAADSQHLAAEFVVRYKNERGPLASIALTTDTSILTAHANDYHFDTVFERQVQALCKPEDLVIGLTTSGTSANINLALEAANKIGAYTVALTGRDGGKVKDIARLPIIIANDETARIQEAHMFIGHWLCEAVDMLVAEKS